The proteins below come from a single Beutenbergia cavernae DSM 12333 genomic window:
- a CDS encoding UDP-N-acetylmuramoyl-tripeptide--D-alanyl-D-alanine ligase produces the protein MIEMTADEIASVTSGTVVAGDPQARVSEGVVIDSREATAGSLFVALPGEHVDGHAYVRVAHENGATTSLVTRLVPDAGDGAQVLVDDAQRALGDLARHVLARRREVADEPPVVVGITGSVGKTSTKDLLAEVLAPLGVVHAPPGSLNNELGLPLTVLRAPQDARVVVAEMGADAPGNLTYLTSIAPPDVAVVLTVGRAHLAGFGSVDAVAATKSELVSGLAPGGFAVLNADDERVAAMARLAPRVVTFGSGDAVPPPSVGARDVTLDAAGRAAFVLTTPDGEEVPVTLALVGEHHVTNALAAAAVGLGLGIAAADVAGALANAGARSPHRMHVVERPDGVTVVDDAYNANPESVRAALKALVAIAGRERRSVAVLGEMLELGDSSRDEHDAVGRVAVRLNVDKLVVVGEGARAMHTGASHEGSWGDEALFAPDLDAARAYLATELRPGDVVLVKSSKGAGLAALADELTAGGTA, from the coding sequence ATGATCGAGATGACGGCGGACGAGATCGCGTCCGTGACGTCCGGCACCGTCGTGGCGGGCGATCCCCAGGCACGCGTGAGCGAGGGCGTGGTGATCGACTCGCGCGAGGCGACCGCCGGCTCGCTGTTCGTCGCGCTGCCCGGGGAGCACGTCGACGGTCACGCCTACGTCCGGGTCGCGCACGAGAACGGCGCGACGACCTCGCTCGTGACCCGCCTCGTCCCGGACGCGGGCGACGGCGCGCAGGTGCTCGTCGACGACGCGCAGCGCGCGCTCGGCGACCTGGCGCGGCACGTGCTGGCCCGACGGCGTGAGGTCGCCGACGAGCCGCCGGTCGTCGTCGGGATCACGGGCTCCGTCGGGAAGACGAGCACGAAGGACCTGCTCGCGGAGGTGCTCGCACCGCTCGGCGTCGTGCACGCGCCGCCCGGCAGCCTCAACAACGAGCTCGGGCTGCCGCTCACCGTGCTGCGCGCGCCGCAGGACGCGCGGGTCGTCGTCGCGGAGATGGGCGCCGACGCGCCCGGGAACCTCACCTACCTGACGTCGATCGCGCCGCCGGACGTCGCCGTCGTCCTCACCGTCGGCCGTGCGCACCTCGCAGGGTTCGGCAGCGTCGACGCCGTCGCCGCCACGAAGTCCGAGCTGGTCAGCGGTCTCGCTCCGGGCGGCTTCGCCGTGCTCAACGCGGACGACGAGCGCGTGGCCGCCATGGCCCGGCTCGCCCCGCGCGTGGTCACGTTCGGCTCCGGCGACGCCGTCCCGCCGCCGTCCGTGGGTGCCCGGGACGTCACGCTGGACGCCGCCGGGCGTGCCGCGTTCGTGCTGACCACACCCGACGGCGAGGAGGTCCCGGTCACGCTCGCGCTCGTCGGGGAGCATCACGTGACGAACGCCCTCGCGGCCGCCGCCGTCGGCCTCGGACTCGGGATCGCCGCCGCGGACGTCGCCGGCGCCCTCGCGAACGCCGGCGCCCGGAGCCCGCACCGGATGCACGTGGTGGAGCGCCCGGACGGCGTCACCGTCGTCGACGACGCGTACAACGCGAACCCGGAGTCCGTGCGCGCCGCGCTCAAGGCGCTCGTGGCGATCGCCGGCCGCGAGCGGCGCAGCGTCGCCGTGCTCGGCGAGATGCTCGAGCTCGGCGACTCCAGCCGCGACGAGCACGACGCCGTCGGCCGCGTCGCCGTCCGCCTCAACGTGGACAAGCTCGTGGTCGTCGGCGAGGGGGCACGGGCGATGCACACCGGGGCGAGCCACGAGGGGTCGTGGGGCGACGAGGCGCTGTTCGCGCCCGATCTCGACGCAGCGCGCGCCTACCTCGCCACGGAGCTGCGACCGGGCGACGTCGTGCTGGTCAAGTCGTCCAAGGGTGCGGGCCTCGCCGCCCTCGCCGACGAGCTGACGGCGGGGGGCACCGCGTGA
- a CDS encoding UDP-N-acetylmuramoyl-L-alanyl-D-glutamate--2,6-diaminopimelate ligase: MSPTSRIRPAHPPRTALADLARAHGLRLTGPAAGAGEALGITLDNRGLAPGEIFAALPGAHTHGARFAAAAAAAGASAVLTDASGAAAAEAAGIPVLVADVDGSGDGAGRAEFREIVAAVAADVYGRPAERLRTFAVTGTNGKTTTSFLLAHLLGLLGRRVGLIGTVELRIGDAVVPARLTTPEAPDLHALLAHMVEAGVTDLVMEVSSHALELHRVDPVRFDLAAFTHLTQDHLDFHGDLEHYYAAKASLFTPARARRAVVSVDDEWGRRLAGDARAAGIDVATLATRGEHAAAAAWTVRDVVAGADAMSFTLTGPGDVALTTSLTMPGAFNVANAALALATAIEGGVPAADVVEALAAAGGLRVAVPGRMEVVGAEPRCVVDFAHNTDAVGIALAELRATTSGRLHVVLGATGERDRGKRPAMGEAAVLGADAVIVTDDDPHDEDPAQVRAEVLAGALRAAETARAAGRHVDVREVAPRSAAIAAAVAGAAPEDTVLVAGRGHETIQEVAGEELPLDDRVEVRAALARREGRHA; this comes from the coding sequence GTGAGCCCCACCTCCAGGATCCGTCCGGCTCACCCACCCCGCACGGCGCTGGCCGACCTGGCGCGCGCCCACGGGCTGCGCCTGACCGGCCCGGCCGCGGGAGCGGGTGAGGCGCTCGGGATCACGCTCGACAACCGCGGCCTCGCTCCGGGCGAGATCTTCGCCGCGCTCCCCGGCGCGCACACGCACGGCGCCCGGTTCGCCGCCGCGGCCGCAGCGGCCGGTGCCAGCGCCGTCCTCACCGACGCCTCGGGAGCCGCGGCGGCCGAGGCCGCCGGCATCCCGGTGCTCGTCGCCGACGTCGACGGGTCCGGCGACGGCGCCGGCCGCGCGGAGTTCCGGGAGATCGTCGCCGCCGTCGCCGCCGACGTCTACGGGCGGCCGGCCGAGCGCCTGCGGACGTTCGCCGTCACCGGGACGAACGGCAAGACGACGACGTCGTTCCTGCTGGCGCACCTGCTCGGGCTGCTCGGTCGGCGCGTGGGGCTCATCGGCACGGTCGAGCTGCGGATCGGCGACGCCGTCGTCCCCGCACGCCTGACGACGCCCGAGGCCCCGGACCTGCACGCCCTCCTCGCGCACATGGTCGAGGCGGGCGTGACCGACCTCGTCATGGAGGTGTCGTCCCACGCGCTCGAGCTGCACCGCGTGGACCCGGTGCGGTTCGACCTGGCCGCGTTCACGCACCTGACGCAGGACCACCTGGACTTCCACGGGGACCTCGAGCACTACTACGCGGCGAAGGCCTCCTTGTTCACGCCTGCCCGGGCGCGCCGCGCCGTCGTCTCCGTCGACGACGAGTGGGGCCGGCGGCTGGCCGGGGACGCCCGCGCGGCCGGGATCGACGTCGCCACGCTCGCGACGCGGGGCGAGCACGCCGCGGCGGCCGCCTGGACCGTGCGGGACGTCGTCGCCGGCGCCGATGCGATGTCGTTCACGCTGACCGGCCCGGGCGACGTCGCACTGACGACCAGCCTGACGATGCCGGGTGCGTTCAACGTGGCGAACGCCGCGCTGGCCCTCGCGACGGCGATCGAGGGCGGCGTCCCGGCCGCCGACGTCGTCGAGGCGCTCGCCGCGGCGGGCGGCCTGCGCGTGGCGGTGCCGGGCCGGATGGAGGTCGTCGGCGCCGAGCCGCGGTGCGTCGTCGACTTCGCGCACAACACGGACGCGGTCGGGATCGCGCTCGCCGAGCTGCGTGCGACGACGAGCGGCCGGCTCCACGTGGTGCTCGGGGCGACGGGCGAGCGCGACCGAGGCAAGAGGCCCGCGATGGGCGAGGCGGCGGTGCTCGGCGCCGACGCCGTGATCGTCACCGACGACGACCCGCACGACGAGGACCCGGCCCAGGTGCGCGCCGAGGTGCTCGCGGGGGCGCTCCGCGCGGCGGAGACGGCCCGCGCGGCAGGGCGTCACGTCGACGTGCGGGAGGTCGCGCCGCGGAGCGCGGCGATCGCGGCGGCGGTCGCGGGCGCGGCGCCGGAGGATACGGTGCTCGTGGCGGGGCGCGGACACGAGACGATCCAGGAGGTCGCGGGCGAGGAGCTGCCGCTCGACGACCGCGTGGAGGTGCGGGCCGCCCTGGCCCGCCGTGAGGGACGGCACGCATGA
- a CDS encoding peptidoglycan D,D-transpeptidase FtsI family protein: MSRVGSTSRRQFVVLVMVLALMAAYAVRLVYVQVVAGPGLAAQARELRTDTLTLHAQRGAIVDADGNVLATSQMRYDIWVDQRQIPAFKVRDADGEVTAQGALAAAELLAPILDLDAHELGAQLTGDAGVRIARDVTPEVRAAVVELGIGGAVWDELTTVRDYPATTTGGNLVGWVNEEGAGASGLEYALEAELSGANGETVFERGLTGQVIPGAPQHTTPAQDGRTVNTTLEQDLEFRAEEVIDGAVEQYGADWGAVVVIEVGTGRILALAESGAIDPNDPSGFGGSRAIQDPYEPGSTGKILTVAAAIEEGVVEPDTVFQVPYRYTTSNGQTFKDHTEHPDEQLTTAGILADSSNTGTIQIGERMSDDVRARYMQDFGWGAPSGIELTGESTGSNLDPTGWDGRTRYATMFGQGLSVNLLQNTNVIATLANDGVHVQPHLVDGYTDTAGTFTPAELEEPRQVVSPETSEQVIRMLEGVTAAEGATGTRAAIDGYRVAGKTGTAEIMGPGGELSDTVASFVGVAPAEDPQIAVGVVVYRPDTGFYGGTIAAPVFRDVASFALTSLGVPPSAEPADLYPLTPAG, from the coding sequence ATGAGCCGCGTCGGGTCGACCTCCCGGCGGCAGTTCGTCGTCCTCGTGATGGTGCTCGCGCTCATGGCGGCGTACGCCGTCCGGCTCGTGTACGTGCAGGTGGTCGCCGGGCCGGGCCTCGCCGCGCAGGCCCGCGAGCTCCGGACCGACACCCTGACCCTGCACGCCCAGCGGGGCGCGATCGTCGACGCCGACGGGAACGTCCTGGCGACGTCGCAGATGCGCTACGACATCTGGGTCGACCAGCGCCAGATCCCCGCGTTCAAGGTGCGCGACGCCGACGGGGAGGTGACCGCCCAGGGGGCGCTCGCGGCCGCCGAGCTCCTCGCGCCGATCCTCGACCTGGACGCGCACGAGCTCGGTGCCCAGCTCACCGGCGACGCCGGCGTGCGCATTGCGCGCGACGTGACGCCCGAGGTGCGTGCGGCGGTCGTCGAGCTCGGCATCGGCGGCGCGGTCTGGGACGAGCTCACCACCGTCCGGGACTACCCCGCGACGACGACGGGCGGCAATCTCGTCGGCTGGGTCAACGAGGAGGGCGCGGGTGCCTCGGGTCTGGAGTACGCGCTGGAGGCGGAGCTGAGCGGCGCGAACGGTGAGACCGTCTTCGAGCGCGGCCTCACCGGTCAGGTGATCCCGGGTGCGCCTCAGCACACGACGCCCGCGCAGGACGGGCGGACCGTCAACACGACGCTCGAGCAGGACCTGGAGTTCCGGGCCGAGGAGGTCATCGACGGCGCCGTGGAGCAGTACGGCGCCGACTGGGGCGCCGTCGTCGTCATCGAGGTCGGCACCGGCCGGATCCTCGCGCTCGCCGAGTCCGGCGCGATCGACCCGAACGACCCCTCGGGGTTCGGCGGGAGCCGGGCGATCCAGGACCCGTACGAACCCGGGTCGACGGGCAAGATCCTCACCGTCGCCGCGGCGATCGAGGAGGGCGTCGTCGAGCCGGACACCGTGTTCCAGGTGCCGTACCGGTACACGACGTCCAACGGCCAGACGTTCAAGGACCACACGGAGCACCCGGACGAGCAGCTGACGACGGCGGGGATCCTCGCCGACTCGTCCAACACCGGCACGATCCAGATCGGCGAGCGGATGAGCGACGACGTCCGCGCCAGGTACATGCAGGACTTCGGCTGGGGCGCCCCGAGCGGGATCGAGCTCACCGGCGAGAGCACGGGAAGCAACCTCGACCCGACCGGCTGGGACGGCCGCACCCGCTACGCGACGATGTTCGGGCAGGGACTCTCCGTCAACCTCCTGCAGAACACGAACGTCATCGCGACGCTCGCGAACGACGGCGTCCACGTCCAGCCGCACCTCGTCGACGGGTACACGGACACCGCCGGGACGTTCACCCCGGCCGAGCTGGAGGAACCGCGGCAGGTGGTGAGCCCGGAGACGTCCGAACAGGTGATCAGGATGCTCGAGGGCGTCACCGCCGCCGAGGGCGCGACGGGGACGCGGGCCGCCATCGACGGCTACCGCGTCGCCGGCAAGACCGGCACCGCGGAGATCATGGGGCCCGGCGGCGAGCTCTCGGACACCGTCGCGTCGTTCGTCGGCGTGGCGCCCGCCGAGGACCCCCAGATCGCCGTCGGCGTGGTGGTCTACCGGCCCGACACGGGCTTCTACGGCGGCACGATCGCGGCACCCGTGTTCCGGGACGTCGCGTCGTTCGCGCTCACCTCCCTGGGCGTGCCGCCCTCGGCCGAGCCGGCCGACCTGTATCCGCTGACCCCCGCCGGCTAG
- the rsmH gene encoding 16S rRNA (cytosine(1402)-N(4))-methyltransferase RsmH yields the protein MSTPDAQAAALHAPVLAQRCVDLLAPALESDGAVLVDATLGMGGHSELVLEQCPHARVLGIDRDPRALELATARLARFGQRFTPVHAVYDEIDDVARQHAGGAVQGVLFDLGVSSLQLDDAGRGFAYAQDAPLDMRMDPTTGPTAADLLADADEAELRRILRTYGEEKFAPRIAAAIVRRREAAPLRRSSDLVEVVRGAIPMSAQRTGGHPAKRTFQALRIAVNRELEVLERALPRAIDALAVGGRIVVESYHSLEDRLVKRELARGATSSAPRHLPVVPEEDQPYLELLTHGAEQADDVELAANPRAASVRLRAARRIRTTPTRPSPRRRRP from the coding sequence ATGAGCACACCCGACGCACAGGCCGCGGCGCTCCACGCGCCCGTCCTGGCGCAGCGGTGCGTGGACCTGCTGGCGCCCGCGCTGGAGAGCGACGGCGCCGTCCTCGTGGACGCGACGCTCGGGATGGGCGGCCACAGCGAGCTCGTGCTGGAGCAGTGCCCGCACGCCCGCGTCCTCGGCATCGACCGCGACCCGCGTGCTCTGGAGCTCGCGACCGCTCGGCTCGCGAGGTTCGGGCAGAGGTTCACCCCCGTGCACGCCGTCTACGACGAGATCGACGACGTCGCGCGCCAGCACGCCGGCGGCGCCGTCCAGGGGGTCCTCTTCGACCTCGGGGTCTCGTCGCTCCAGCTCGACGACGCAGGCCGCGGGTTCGCCTACGCCCAGGACGCACCCCTCGACATGCGGATGGACCCGACGACCGGGCCGACGGCGGCGGACCTCCTGGCGGACGCCGACGAGGCCGAGCTGCGCCGCATCCTGCGCACGTACGGCGAGGAGAAGTTCGCGCCCCGGATCGCCGCGGCGATCGTCCGGCGCCGAGAGGCCGCGCCGCTGCGCCGCAGCTCCGACCTCGTCGAGGTGGTCCGCGGCGCGATCCCGATGTCGGCGCAACGCACCGGCGGACATCCCGCCAAGCGCACGTTCCAGGCCCTGCGGATCGCCGTCAACCGTGAGCTGGAGGTGCTCGAGCGGGCGCTGCCGCGGGCGATCGACGCCCTCGCCGTCGGAGGTCGGATCGTCGTCGAGTCCTACCACTCGCTCGAGGACCGCCTCGTCAAGCGCGAGCTCGCTCGTGGGGCGACGTCGAGCGCGCCCCGGCACCTTCCCGTCGTGCCCGAGGAGGACCAGCCCTACCTCGAGCTCCTCACGCACGGGGCCGAGCAGGCGGACGACGTCGAGCTCGCCGCCAACCCGCGCGCCGCGTCCGTCCGGCTGCGCGCGGCCCGCCGGATCCGCACGACTCCCACCCGACCGTCACCCAGGAGGAGGAGGCCATGA
- the mraZ gene encoding division/cell wall cluster transcriptional repressor MraZ, whose translation MLIGTFTPKLDDKGRLILPAKFRERFATGLVLTRGQENCVFVFPRDEFLQVHENLRRAPLTSKQSRDFNRVLLAGAHDELPDKQGRVTIPPILREWARLDRDLTVIGTGSKLEVWDTGTWQGYFADAAASFDDAVPEVVPGLG comes from the coding sequence ATGCTCATCGGCACGTTCACGCCGAAGCTCGACGACAAAGGGCGCCTGATCCTCCCCGCCAAGTTCCGCGAGCGGTTCGCCACCGGTCTCGTGCTCACGCGCGGGCAGGAGAACTGCGTGTTCGTCTTCCCCCGCGACGAGTTCCTGCAGGTCCACGAGAACCTGCGCCGGGCGCCGCTGACGAGCAAGCAGTCCCGCGACTTCAACCGCGTCCTGCTCGCCGGCGCGCACGACGAGCTCCCCGACAAGCAGGGGCGCGTGACGATCCCGCCGATCCTGCGCGAGTGGGCGCGTCTCGACCGCGATCTCACGGTCATCGGGACGGGCAGCAAGCTCGAGGTCTGGGACACGGGCACGTGGCAGGGCTACTTCGCCGACGCCGCCGCCTCGTTCGACGACGCCGTGCCGGAGGTGGTGCCCGGGCTCGGCTGA
- a CDS encoding AAA family ATPase, which produces MTDTSTAAPPDLTEVGPRVSALVQVVSSVLSGRDDAVRTTVAVLLAGGHLLLEDVPGVGKTTLARALAAAVGGTVGRIQFTPDLLPADVTGVSIYRAATGDFVFHPGPIFATVVIGDEINRASPKTQSALLECMQEGRVTVDGVSHELPEVFMVLATQNPVEMEGTYPLPEAQRDRFMARLALGYPPEHDELELLDSPSGADPAAALTPVVTEDEVAALRTAINGVHASETLRRYVLALARATRSDEDILLGASPRAAMQLVSLARAVAAMAGRDYVLPDDVQAVAEAALAHRLVLAPSARMAGGTATDVVRRLVAATPVPASVR; this is translated from the coding sequence GTGACCGACACCTCCACCGCAGCACCGCCCGACCTCACGGAGGTCGGACCCCGGGTGAGTGCGCTCGTCCAGGTCGTGAGCAGCGTCCTGAGCGGCCGGGACGACGCCGTCCGCACCACCGTCGCCGTGCTCCTCGCCGGCGGGCACCTCCTGCTCGAGGACGTACCGGGCGTCGGGAAGACGACCCTCGCCCGCGCTCTCGCCGCCGCCGTCGGGGGCACCGTCGGACGGATCCAGTTCACGCCGGACCTGCTGCCCGCCGACGTCACCGGCGTGAGCATCTACCGCGCCGCGACCGGTGACTTCGTGTTCCACCCCGGACCGATCTTCGCCACGGTGGTCATCGGCGACGAGATCAACCGGGCCTCCCCCAAGACGCAGTCGGCGCTCCTGGAGTGCATGCAGGAGGGGCGCGTCACCGTCGACGGCGTCTCCCACGAGCTCCCCGAGGTGTTCATGGTCCTCGCGACGCAGAACCCGGTGGAGATGGAGGGCACGTACCCGCTGCCCGAGGCCCAGCGCGACCGGTTCATGGCGCGCCTCGCCCTCGGCTATCCGCCCGAGCACGACGAGCTCGAGCTGCTCGACTCCCCCAGCGGCGCCGACCCCGCGGCGGCGCTCACCCCCGTCGTCACCGAGGACGAGGTCGCGGCGCTGCGCACGGCGATCAACGGCGTGCACGCCTCGGAGACCCTGCGCCGCTACGTGCTCGCGCTCGCCCGCGCCACGCGGTCCGACGAGGACATCCTGCTCGGCGCCTCCCCGCGGGCGGCGATGCAGCTGGTCAGCCTCGCCCGCGCCGTCGCGGCCATGGCCGGGCGCGACTACGTGCTCCCGGACGACGTCCAGGCCGTCGCCGAGGCGGCGCTGGCCCACCGCCTCGTGCTGGCGCCCAGCGCGCGGATGGCCGGCGGGACCGCCACCGACGTCGTCCGGCGCCTCGTCGCGGCCACGCCCGTCCCCGCCTCGGTCCGCTGA
- a CDS encoding DUF58 domain-containing protein, with product MARRPELPRLTRRGGGLLGVGVGLVIVAAPLDSVELGRFAALAVVLPLIAIVWGAVASVRTSRVSVERTVHPLPLQVDSPATVRISARGRSLPRHSRLRERSAATLGARPGVSATEYLLRPRARGAAHLGPAVLLRGDPLGLVEFTQRTRGSDDVVVWPRAIALGDLRQALVGQTEHRRGAGVVRPSPEDLLLREYRRGDDLRRVHWRSSARHRDLMVRADEPASPMTADLLLQIHSEQRKSDLEWAVSAAASVAVALLEERFSVRLRIPGSGAQERTSSASVPMDTLALVEPTELGDRRDALVHEIDEMARSASAVCVAVLCAPDDHAVARLADLARARTCWAVVVPPRGALPDHVRATLQVLQAAGWSATLGHEGARIDQAFGGARARVAS from the coding sequence GTGGCCCGCCGTCCCGAGCTGCCGCGACTGACGCGTCGCGGCGGCGGGCTGCTGGGCGTCGGCGTCGGGCTCGTCATCGTCGCGGCGCCGCTCGACTCCGTGGAGCTGGGGCGGTTCGCCGCGCTCGCCGTCGTCCTTCCGCTCATCGCGATCGTCTGGGGTGCCGTGGCGTCCGTGCGGACCTCCCGCGTCAGCGTCGAGCGCACGGTGCACCCGCTCCCGCTGCAGGTGGACTCGCCCGCCACCGTCCGCATCAGCGCCCGGGGGCGCTCCCTGCCCCGGCACTCGCGGCTCCGGGAGCGCAGCGCGGCCACGCTCGGCGCGCGGCCCGGGGTGAGCGCCACGGAGTACCTGCTCCGTCCGCGCGCCAGGGGTGCGGCCCACCTCGGCCCCGCCGTCCTCCTGCGGGGCGACCCGCTCGGGCTGGTGGAGTTCACCCAGCGCACCCGCGGATCCGACGACGTCGTCGTGTGGCCCCGGGCGATCGCGCTGGGCGACCTGCGCCAGGCCCTCGTCGGGCAGACCGAGCACCGCCGGGGTGCGGGCGTCGTCCGGCCGAGCCCGGAGGACCTGCTGCTGCGCGAGTACCGCCGCGGCGACGACCTCCGGCGGGTCCACTGGCGCTCGTCGGCCCGCCACCGCGATCTCATGGTGCGGGCCGACGAGCCCGCCAGCCCGATGACCGCCGACCTCCTGCTGCAGATCCACTCCGAGCAACGCAAGTCCGACCTCGAGTGGGCGGTGAGCGCCGCCGCCTCCGTCGCCGTGGCCCTGCTCGAGGAGCGGTTCTCGGTGCGCCTGAGGATCCCCGGTTCGGGCGCGCAGGAGCGCACGAGCTCGGCCTCCGTGCCCATGGACACGCTCGCGCTCGTCGAGCCCACCGAGCTCGGCGACCGCCGCGACGCCCTCGTCCACGAGATCGACGAGATGGCACGGTCCGCCTCCGCCGTCTGCGTCGCCGTGCTGTGCGCACCCGACGACCACGCCGTCGCGCGGCTCGCCGACCTCGCCCGAGCCCGCACGTGCTGGGCGGTGGTCGTGCCACCCCGCGGAGCGTTGCCGGACCATGTGCGCGCCACCCTCCAGGTGCTCCAGGCCGCGGGCTGGTCGGCGACCCTCGGGCACGAGGGCGCCCGGATCGACCAGGCGTTCGGTGGCGCCCGCGCGAGGGTCGCCTCGTGA